A section of the Heterodontus francisci isolate sHetFra1 chromosome 7, sHetFra1.hap1, whole genome shotgun sequence genome encodes:
- the LOC137371803 gene encoding putative nuclease HARBI1, translating into MVTVICRILQHDLQPLGFGGNPMPVALKVTAALDFFASGSFQGSMGYRRDLSQSATHKCIKEVTNALFPHANDFIYKPVHEDSQPARSAAFGAITGFSRLQAVIDCTHVAISSPWDWPAVFVNRKGFHSLNVQLVCGHRQRIMCFPGGLSQLIYLDELSAVFEEPAKVDGWILHDKGYALCTWLMTPVCYPQSAAQERYNAAHASTRAMIEHTIGMLKMQFRCLVQSGGALRCSNILQAEEREEQQASAEEEDYDEGEEEVNNDSDAVIDMRAMERHASDIRENLIFTPFSHQ; encoded by the exons atggTCACAgttatttgtaggatcctgcagcatgatctGCAACCACttggctttggtgggaatcccatgccagttgccctcaaggtgactgctgcacttgaTTTTTTTGCTAGCgggtctttccagggatccatgggTTACAGACGAGATCTATCACAGTCTGCAACCCAtaagtgcatcaaagaggtgaccaatgccctttttccacatgccaatgatttcatctacaaaCCTGTACATGAGGACAGCCAgccagcaaggtctgcggccttcggtGCCATCACTGGGTTCTCCAGATTGCAAGCGGTAATCGACTGTACTCACGTGGCAATTAGCTCTCCCTGGGACTGGCCTGCTGTATTTGTGAATCGCaagggcttccactctttaaacgtacaACTGGTTTGCGGCCACAGGCAAAGAATCATGTGTTTCCCAGGGGGGCTGTCACAACTCATATATTTGGATGAACTgtcagcagtttttgaggaaccagccaaagtAGACGGCTGGATCCTGCATGACAAGGGTTACGCACTTtgcacatggttgatgacaccagtgtgttATCCCCAGAGTGCTGctcaagagaggtacaatgctgctcatgcatccaccagagccatgattgaacacaccattggtatgctgaaaatgcaattccgctGCCTTGTCCAGTCTGGAGGAGCTCTTCG ATGCAGCAACATTTTACAGGCGGAGGAACGGGAGGAACAACAGGCCTCTGCAGAAGAGGAAGACTATGATGAGGGTGAGGAAGAAGTCAACAATGACAGTGATGCTGTTatagatatgagggccatggagagacatgcaagtgacatcagggagaacctcatattcACACCTTTCAGCCATCAATAA